In the Flavobacterium pallidum genome, one interval contains:
- a CDS encoding asparagine synthetase B produces the protein MGAKAGFILLPMDESQQNHLKSYGITYWCLDKQYKASWLLNYRGGSFLLPDAPEIRKECQIRGVSFELLSDDEANAILSEISSPSQNMETVVLEKAPKVAVYTPKGKQPWDDAVTLVLTYAEIPFTPVYDEEVLSDQLLLYDWLHLHHEDFTGQYGKFYASYKNAPWYIEQKKDAEALAAKLGYAKVSEEKLAVAKKIRDFVIGGGFMFAMCSAADSFDIALAADGVDICEPMFDGDPSEANYQAKLDYNNTFAFKNFTLERNPNVYEFSDIDMTNKRANVPMEKDYFTLMDFSAKWDPIPSMLCQNHTMLVKGFMGQSTAFQADLVKSNVLVMGQCQLNGEARYIHGEKGKGMYTFYGGHDPEDYKHQVGDPPTVLDLHPNSPGYRLILNNVLFPAAKKKKLKT, from the coding sequence ATGGGTGCCAAAGCAGGTTTTATATTGCTTCCGATGGATGAATCACAGCAAAACCACCTGAAGTCATATGGCATCACTTATTGGTGCCTCGACAAGCAATACAAGGCAAGCTGGCTGCTCAATTACCGTGGCGGCTCATTCCTGTTGCCTGATGCACCGGAAATCCGCAAGGAATGCCAGATTCGTGGCGTGAGTTTCGAATTGCTTTCGGATGATGAAGCCAATGCCATCCTGTCCGAAATTTCAAGCCCCTCGCAAAACATGGAAACCGTAGTACTTGAGAAAGCCCCGAAAGTGGCCGTATATACCCCAAAAGGGAAACAGCCCTGGGATGATGCGGTGACGTTGGTACTTACTTATGCAGAAATTCCTTTTACACCCGTATATGATGAAGAAGTTTTGTCAGACCAGCTGCTGCTTTACGACTGGCTGCACCTGCATCACGAGGATTTTACGGGACAATACGGTAAATTCTATGCCAGTTATAAAAATGCTCCCTGGTATATTGAACAGAAAAAGGATGCTGAAGCATTGGCAGCCAAGCTCGGATACGCTAAAGTTTCTGAAGAAAAGCTGGCTGTAGCCAAAAAGATCCGAGATTTCGTAATAGGTGGCGGGTTCATGTTTGCGATGTGCTCCGCCGCAGATAGTTTCGACATTGCCCTTGCGGCAGATGGAGTTGACATCTGCGAGCCTATGTTTGATGGTGATCCGAGTGAGGCCAATTATCAAGCCAAACTGGATTATAACAATACCTTTGCCTTCAAGAATTTTACTTTGGAAAGAAATCCTAATGTATATGAATTTTCGGACATCGACATGACTAATAAACGTGCGAACGTTCCCATGGAAAAGGATTACTTCACGCTGATGGATTTTTCGGCAAAGTGGGATCCGATCCCGAGCATGCTCTGCCAGAACCACACCATGCTCGTAAAAGGATTTATGGGGCAAAGCACGGCATTCCAGGCTGATCTGGTAAAATCAAATGTATTGGTCATGGGCCAATGCCAGCTAAACGGCGAGGCGCGATACATTCATGGCGAGAAAGGGAAGGGCATGTACACGTTTTACGGTGGCCACGACCCTGAAGATTACAAACACCAGGTTGGTGATCCGCCTACGGTCCTTGACCTGCACCCTAATTCTCCCGGGTACAGGCTCATCCTTAACAATGTGCTTTTTCCGGCAGCGAAGAAAAAGAAGCTTAAAACGTAA
- a CDS encoding YDG domain-containing protein codes for MKTILRKNILKGFVVAVLLLMSFSSSAQTLLDSFGDGNFTASPVWGGNTTLWGIQTNSDAAAGATGSNTLRQNSPATAQTDYLSTQITTWGTTQEWGFWVGRRAQAYTAANQMYIWLYANEATLNNATVDGYRIAIGDDTGGDEIRLEYVVNGTVSATVITSSGAMTNGITDIGFLVRVTRNTSGQWQIFTSTLPSANGNGAIATAVPDSTNATVNQGTGTNNTLPPASNGYFGVAAIHSTGANALTANELDQIYFTQASSSATITGAATATAFTTTYGTASAAQSFAVSGSNLTADITATAPTGYEVASDGVTFATTATITQSGGTASGNISIRLKANAVVGGSYNGQTIVLTSGSATAVNITTAASGNTVSPLGVTLSGVLVNNKSYNGNTSGTFNLGGATVAGTLFSDVVTINSASATATFASANVGTGIGVTAAGFAISGANTGNYTLSAQPTGLTADITQASQTITFGTLADKQSTDPPFGLTGTASSGLTVTYISSNPSVATVSGSTVTITGAGDTTITAQQAGNTNYSAAADVPQNLHVNASVKSGQTITFGALSPVTYGAADFALTATSDSGLTVTYLSSDPTVASVSGSMVTIHKPGTTNITAQQAGDINYNPAVDVVQSLTVNTKTLTVTGATAQSKVYDGNANATITGATLVGIVGSDNVTVSGGGTFSSAAVGTGKTVTPALTLGGTEASRYALTQPTGLTADITALVVNHMVISQVYGGGGNTSATYTNDFVELFNPTASPINLNNYTVQYAAATSSSWTSTGNLGNVTVQPGKYFLIRLASGANGVALPTSDFAATGINMSATAGKVALTNTTTALAATNPSGGAVVDLFGFGTANGFEGTVATALSGNVNSYTRNNSGCLDTNNNNTDFSNNTVASARNSATTANFCNPTISGAATATAFTTTYGTASAAQTFSITGGALTANITATAPTGFEVASDGATYGATATFVQTAGNVSGTLSVRLAATAAVTGTYNSQNIVLSSTGASSINIATTASGNTVSPAALTITGLTGSNKIYDRNITASFTGTAAYSGLQNGESFPVSGTPSASFLTPGVANGKTINVAGYTTPSSNYTLTQPTLSGNITPVDVLITGVTANNKPYDGNNTATLNTGSAAVTNVISPDVVTVNSAGASATFATANAGNGIAVTVIGFTLNGVDAVNYHLVSQPSGLTANITKASQTITFGPLASRPDNDPPFALTATASSGLTVTYMSSDTNVATVAGNIVTIVGAGTTTITASQAGNSNYDAAADVPQSQLITTTTKSDQVITFNALTPVTYGDADFALTATSDSGLTVTYISSDPGVASVSGNMVTIHTPGMTTITAQQAGNSSYNAAPDVNQLLTVNTKNLTVTGATAVSKEYDTNNIAAITGATLVGIVGSDIVTVSGNGTFNNANAANAKPVTAALTLGGADNAKYTLLQPTGLSANITPKAVTVSGITASNKQYDATTAASLTGTATLNGVFPADAANVAFDFSSGTANFVSPVVGTGITVNATGYGLTGTAAGNYSLTQPAGLSANITVKTLTLTGFAFNNKTYDGNNTISITGTPALSGIIGSEDVSLSGTLTASFPSAAVGANYSISITGLSLAGTDSGNYTLDTTGHTASIAPAILTYTADPATRVYNTANPAFTGNVTGFVNGETLATATTGTAVFTTTATMASPVASYSLNGSGLSATNYSFVQAPGNATAFTITQATQSITFGTLANKTTADAPFALTGTASSGLTVAYSSSNPAVATVSGSTVTITGAGTTTITATQAGNANYSAATPVPQTLTVTAAPVSIIAWNVSTEPGGTNFFGNSPLSPTTSAAHVVNGSLIRGSGVATSNTPSATGAARGWGGIGWAANVAAGVSGNKFITFSTQAATDYTLSLTSVNPFSYRRSSTGASSAELQYAIDGGAFTTITTYNLSNTSSSGATLSTDLTGITALQNVPSTSVITFRIVPFGASSTTGTFYIFDVANSVASDLSVNGITTYSPTNQAPTATAVSVTGTPTIGQTLTGSYTYNDNEGDLEGTSTYRWFRADDISGSNESAIPGATATTYQLTSTDLNKYVRFGVTPKAATGTPTGIEAYSSPRLLVSPAGDAASTITADPTFTETQNINYAAFTGTDVTGSSIEIGRFLVNDIIGTPGDAFTTKLTDLTLSLSNSANFEKVALYDDTNTEITEITAAASLHFTGLAIEAASAASKSFSVRAAYKTVVTDNQQSQLTVTAAVADSSGSIFAAANAGGASSSVTGDANRIEVSATALAYGQNASNTFINVAMIPAVTVKAVDANSNTDLDFTAQIDVVSTGTMATANANAVAGVATFSTLTHTAYGSGYHLTASSTGLASANSSTFDVFNPIFYNLIVDTNPSLANPYTNGQFVITNLSASGIGRGTGITGTSAANRYNATGFSTTGLDANDYFEWTLSPLGGNEIDLVNVIYTGQASASGPTNFALRSSVDGYTANIGSPVTNVNQISLSGPEFQNVSTPITFRLYAWGGTGGTYSINDFNFDGEITPSSAISLNVSATAVNNLDYILGSGPSASKSFTVTGANLTPASGDITVTSDSASFQLSTDNVTFAAGPLTLPYTGSALAATTVYVRLASGLTVAPYSGTLTVAGGGSPDKTVTVSGHVRTPLELSYVNGLRSQAQHDEAVSLGFAFNGVTFTASPPSNGYEQIIGNNSYVETPIIDFNAYGNVQLSFTAATFNGSSGQTLQAEISVDGGNTYSPISGGLASPVSTTYVTVTQTIDLSSYNTANGRLRFKMTTGSNPAQGIRFRDLALRKYTTWNGNSWSNGAPDGDTFAIIDGDFTSATDGNNGLAVKTLTIDSGNVIISSGESLTLTDDLSINSGTLQFENNANMMQLNSAAVNNGIITVKRTANIRRQDYVYWSSPVDDMLLHDVSPATLPNRFYVMDETNNNFASVDATATTMVAAKGYMVRAPDNYTTTPQDYTATFEGTPHNGTIAIPVTKNNQGYNMIGNPYPSAINANTFLTANPTLGTIYFWTHYNQAAASGANYATFNGTGAASGSGSAVPNGFIQVGQGFVVQLPSAATTSVTFNNGMRVDNHANQFFRSSNDTANGRLWLNLNNANGEKLNQMLVGYVADATDAVDVNFDGKAIEAGKPGIYSLLDATAYTIQGKSLPFADTDVVPLSMQAVTDGNYTISLDHTDGFFADDQDIFIKDNYTGTYHNIKNGDYTFTATAGNYTNRFEVVYQSAPLGVEQPTLDANSVVIYKQNGQLVVNTGAVTMDDVKIFDIRGRLLFEKSGVNASAYTVSQFNAEQQVLLIQVTSNDNRTITKKVAY; via the coding sequence ATGAAAACAATTCTACGTAAAAACATTTTAAAGGGGTTTGTAGTAGCGGTTTTATTGCTGATGAGTTTCAGCAGTTCAGCGCAAACGTTATTGGACTCTTTTGGGGATGGTAACTTTACCGCTTCACCGGTTTGGGGAGGCAACACTACGCTTTGGGGAATCCAGACGAACAGTGATGCCGCTGCCGGAGCTACAGGTTCCAACACGCTCAGGCAGAACAGTCCTGCCACAGCACAAACGGATTATCTTAGTACACAGATCACAACCTGGGGGACAACTCAGGAATGGGGATTCTGGGTAGGAAGAAGGGCTCAGGCTTACACTGCTGCAAACCAGATGTATATCTGGCTGTATGCCAATGAAGCTACTCTAAACAATGCAACCGTAGATGGATACAGGATTGCCATTGGTGATGACACGGGTGGTGACGAGATCAGGCTAGAATATGTTGTAAATGGCACTGTGAGTGCTACTGTAATCACCAGTTCCGGGGCAATGACCAATGGTATTACGGATATAGGCTTCTTAGTCCGTGTCACACGCAATACAAGTGGCCAATGGCAGATCTTCACCTCTACCCTGCCATCAGCAAACGGTAATGGTGCAATAGCTACAGCAGTACCGGATTCAACCAACGCTACTGTAAATCAGGGCACGGGGACAAATAACACATTGCCACCTGCTTCAAATGGTTATTTCGGTGTGGCTGCAATACACTCTACAGGTGCAAATGCACTGACTGCAAATGAACTTGACCAGATATACTTCACCCAGGCTTCGTCATCAGCGACTATAACTGGTGCAGCGACAGCGACAGCATTTACGACAACTTACGGAACTGCTTCTGCTGCACAAAGTTTTGCTGTTTCAGGAAGCAACCTTACGGCAGATATCACTGCAACAGCTCCTACAGGATATGAAGTCGCCAGTGACGGTGTAACTTTTGCGACTACAGCGACCATCACCCAAAGTGGGGGTACAGCAAGCGGAAACATCAGCATCAGGCTGAAGGCCAATGCAGTCGTAGGTGGCTCATATAACGGACAAACTATCGTCTTAACAAGTGGTTCTGCCACAGCAGTAAATATTACAACAGCTGCGAGCGGCAATACCGTTTCACCATTAGGTGTTACTCTAAGCGGCGTATTGGTCAACAATAAATCATACAATGGCAACACGTCCGGAACATTCAACCTTGGAGGCGCAACCGTTGCAGGGACACTTTTTTCTGATGTCGTAACCATCAACAGTGCATCGGCAACGGCTACCTTCGCTTCCGCAAATGTAGGAACAGGAATTGGTGTTACCGCTGCCGGATTTGCTATAAGCGGTGCTAATACCGGGAATTACACTTTAAGCGCTCAGCCGACAGGATTGACTGCGGATATTACCCAGGCAAGCCAAACCATTACATTCGGCACCCTGGCAGACAAACAAAGTACTGACCCGCCATTCGGACTTACCGGTACTGCGAGTTCAGGACTGACTGTTACTTACATCAGTTCAAATCCTTCAGTAGCGACAGTTTCGGGAAGCACGGTAACCATCACAGGTGCGGGTGACACGACCATCACCGCGCAACAGGCAGGAAACACCAATTATAGTGCTGCCGCAGATGTGCCTCAGAACCTGCATGTAAATGCATCGGTAAAATCAGGACAGACTATTACTTTCGGGGCACTGAGCCCGGTTACTTATGGTGCCGCTGATTTCGCCCTGACGGCGACTTCGGATTCAGGACTTACTGTTACCTATTTAAGTAGCGATCCTACTGTAGCTTCTGTTTCAGGAAGCATGGTAACCATCCATAAGCCTGGAACAACAAACATTACGGCACAACAGGCAGGAGATATCAATTACAATCCTGCTGTAGATGTAGTACAGAGCCTTACCGTAAATACAAAAACCTTAACCGTAACAGGAGCAACCGCCCAGTCGAAAGTTTACGATGGTAATGCCAATGCAACCATTACAGGTGCTACATTGGTAGGTATAGTAGGCTCAGACAATGTTACCGTAAGCGGTGGCGGAACTTTCAGCAGCGCAGCTGTCGGTACCGGTAAAACCGTTACACCAGCATTAACACTTGGTGGTACTGAAGCTTCAAGATATGCCCTGACTCAACCGACCGGACTTACTGCAGATATTACTGCATTGGTAGTGAATCATATGGTCATCAGCCAGGTTTATGGTGGTGGCGGTAATACAAGCGCGACCTATACTAACGACTTTGTGGAACTGTTCAACCCGACAGCTTCACCGATAAACCTGAATAATTACACCGTACAGTATGCAGCAGCGACAAGCAGCAGCTGGACATCAACGGGCAACTTAGGTAACGTTACCGTACAACCAGGGAAATATTTCCTGATCAGGCTGGCAAGCGGCGCGAACGGTGTAGCATTGCCTACTTCTGACTTTGCAGCAACCGGTATCAACATGAGCGCTACTGCTGGAAAAGTAGCATTGACCAATACCACAACGGCATTAGCGGCTACCAACCCATCAGGCGGGGCTGTCGTTGACCTTTTCGGTTTCGGTACCGCCAATGGATTTGAAGGTACAGTAGCTACGGCATTGTCAGGTAACGTAAATTCATACACAAGGAACAATTCAGGCTGCCTTGACACCAATAATAACAATACCGATTTCAGCAACAATACCGTAGCCAGCGCCAGGAATAGTGCTACTACAGCAAATTTCTGCAATCCAACCATTTCAGGAGCAGCTACAGCTACAGCATTTACAACTACATATGGAACTGCCTCAGCAGCACAGACTTTCTCAATAACAGGAGGTGCATTGACTGCCAATATCACCGCTACAGCGCCAACAGGTTTTGAAGTAGCCAGTGACGGTGCTACATATGGTGCAACCGCTACATTCGTACAGACAGCAGGAAATGTAAGCGGTACGTTAAGCGTACGCCTTGCTGCTACCGCTGCTGTAACAGGAACTTACAATTCACAAAACATCGTATTGAGCAGCACAGGTGCTTCTTCAATCAATATCGCTACCACGGCCAGCGGCAACACAGTGAGCCCGGCTGCCTTGACGATTACGGGACTTACAGGCTCAAATAAAATTTACGACAGGAATATTACTGCAAGCTTCACAGGAACTGCTGCGTATTCAGGATTGCAGAATGGGGAAAGCTTTCCAGTAAGCGGTACGCCATCTGCCAGTTTCCTGACTCCGGGTGTCGCAAACGGAAAAACAATCAATGTTGCAGGATATACAACACCTTCATCAAACTATACTTTAACGCAGCCAACGCTTTCAGGTAATATCACCCCTGTTGATGTATTGATTACAGGTGTTACTGCGAACAACAAACCTTACGACGGAAACAACACCGCTACCCTGAATACAGGAAGTGCAGCGGTTACAAACGTAATTTCTCCGGATGTCGTTACAGTTAACAGCGCAGGTGCATCGGCTACTTTTGCAACTGCTAATGCCGGAAACGGAATTGCAGTGACTGTGATCGGATTTACACTGAACGGTGTGGATGCTGTAAATTATCATTTGGTTTCACAACCATCAGGATTGACAGCAAATATTACAAAAGCCAGCCAAACCATTACTTTTGGGCCATTGGCAAGCAGACCTGATAATGACCCACCGTTTGCATTGACTGCTACAGCAAGCTCAGGATTGACTGTTACTTACATGAGTTCAGATACCAACGTGGCTACTGTAGCCGGTAACATTGTTACTATTGTTGGTGCAGGGACTACAACAATTACCGCTTCACAGGCTGGTAATTCAAATTATGACGCTGCAGCAGATGTGCCGCAGTCGCAATTGATAACTACTACGACAAAATCAGATCAGGTTATTACATTTAATGCTTTGACTCCGGTTACTTACGGCGACGCTGATTTTGCATTGACTGCGACTTCGGATTCAGGCCTTACCGTAACTTACATCAGTTCTGATCCGGGCGTAGCTTCGGTGTCAGGGAACATGGTGACCATCCATACGCCGGGTATGACTACCATCACAGCGCAACAGGCAGGAAACAGTTCTTACAATGCTGCCCCGGATGTGAACCAATTATTGACCGTAAATACTAAAAACCTTACTGTTACAGGTGCAACAGCTGTTTCTAAAGAATATGACACAAACAATATTGCTGCAATTACAGGAGCAACACTGGTTGGCATCGTAGGCTCAGACATCGTCACTGTAAGCGGTAACGGAACATTCAACAATGCTAATGCTGCTAATGCCAAGCCGGTTACTGCAGCTTTGACATTGGGCGGCGCGGACAATGCCAAGTATACGTTGTTACAACCAACTGGTTTATCTGCAAACATTACTCCAAAAGCGGTTACCGTATCAGGAATTACTGCTTCAAACAAACAATATGACGCAACAACAGCTGCTTCATTGACAGGAACAGCTACCTTAAACGGTGTATTCCCTGCGGATGCTGCCAATGTAGCGTTCGATTTCAGTTCTGGTACTGCGAATTTCGTCTCACCGGTTGTTGGAACAGGAATCACTGTTAATGCAACAGGTTACGGACTTACAGGAACAGCTGCCGGAAACTACAGCCTGACACAACCTGCAGGTTTATCAGCAAACATTACTGTAAAGACATTAACACTTACAGGTTTTGCTTTTAACAACAAAACTTACGACGGAAACAATACCATTTCCATTACAGGAACACCTGCTTTAAGTGGTATTATCGGAAGTGAGGATGTGAGCTTAAGCGGTACACTTACTGCAAGCTTCCCATCGGCTGCAGTTGGAGCCAACTACAGCATTTCAATCACGGGCCTTTCCCTTGCGGGTACAGACAGTGGTAATTACACACTTGATACAACAGGCCATACCGCTTCAATCGCTCCTGCAATCCTTACCTACACTGCAGATCCTGCAACAAGGGTTTACAATACAGCGAATCCTGCCTTTACTGGAAACGTAACCGGTTTCGTCAATGGTGAAACCCTTGCTACGGCTACCACAGGAACAGCAGTATTTACTACTACTGCAACTATGGCCAGTCCGGTAGCATCATACTCGCTTAACGGATCTGGGTTATCTGCAACGAATTACAGCTTTGTACAGGCTCCAGGCAATGCCACGGCATTTACAATCACACAGGCTACGCAGTCGATTACTTTTGGTACGCTTGCCAATAAAACTACAGCAGATGCTCCATTTGCATTAACAGGGACAGCTTCTTCAGGACTTACGGTGGCGTACAGTAGCTCCAATCCTGCAGTAGCTACGGTTTCAGGAAGTACTGTAACCATTACTGGTGCAGGAACAACAACAATCACTGCAACACAGGCAGGCAACGCAAATTACAGCGCTGCAACGCCGGTGCCACAGACATTGACTGTTACAGCAGCGCCGGTTTCTATCATTGCATGGAACGTAAGTACAGAGCCAGGCGGAACGAATTTCTTCGGAAACAGCCCATTATCACCGACAACAAGTGCGGCACATGTCGTGAACGGATCACTGATAAGAGGTTCCGGCGTAGCGACATCGAACACCCCGTCTGCAACGGGTGCAGCAAGGGGTTGGGGCGGAATCGGATGGGCAGCCAATGTAGCTGCCGGTGTTTCCGGAAATAAATTTATTACATTCAGTACGCAGGCCGCTACGGATTACACGCTTTCGCTGACATCGGTTAACCCATTCAGCTACAGAAGATCTTCAACTGGCGCTTCCTCTGCTGAGTTACAATATGCTATTGATGGTGGGGCGTTTACAACGATTACCACTTATAATTTATCAAATACAAGCTCATCGGGTGCAACCCTTAGCACTGACCTAACGGGTATTACCGCACTACAGAATGTACCGTCAACAAGTGTAATCACTTTCAGGATTGTTCCTTTCGGCGCGAGTTCTACAACAGGTACTTTCTACATCTTTGACGTGGCGAATTCTGTCGCCAGCGATCTTTCTGTAAATGGTATTACTACGTATTCGCCAACCAACCAGGCACCGACAGCTACTGCAGTTTCTGTAACAGGAACGCCTACTATCGGACAAACGCTGACTGGTAGTTACACTTATAATGATAACGAAGGTGACCTTGAAGGTACAAGTACTTACAGATGGTTCCGTGCGGATGACATTTCAGGATCTAACGAAAGTGCGATTCCGGGCGCTACGGCAACCACTTACCAGCTGACTTCAACCGACCTTAATAAATATGTACGTTTCGGTGTGACGCCAAAAGCAGCTACAGGAACGCCAACAGGCATTGAAGCTTACAGCAGCCCAAGATTGCTTGTAAGCCCTGCTGGTGACGCAGCGTCAACCATTACTGCCGATCCTACATTCACAGAAACACAAAACATAAACTATGCTGCATTTACAGGAACAGATGTTACCGGAAGCAGCATTGAAATCGGGCGTTTCCTTGTAAACGACATCATCGGTACGCCGGGTGACGCATTTACTACCAAGCTTACCGACCTTACATTGAGTTTATCAAACAGTGCCAACTTTGAAAAAGTAGCCTTGTATGATGACACCAATACTGAAATTACTGAAATCACTGCAGCCGCTTCGCTGCACTTTACAGGACTTGCGATCGAGGCTGCTTCAGCTGCTTCTAAATCATTCTCTGTAAGGGCTGCTTATAAGACAGTCGTTACAGACAACCAACAGTCTCAATTGACAGTGACTGCTGCTGTTGCTGACAGTTCAGGTTCGATTTTTGCTGCTGCAAATGCAGGTGGCGCTTCTTCTTCTGTAACAGGTGATGCCAACCGTATCGAAGTTTCTGCTACAGCACTTGCTTACGGACAAAATGCTTCAAATACCTTCATCAACGTAGCGATGATTCCTGCCGTAACTGTGAAAGCTGTAGATGCCAATAGCAATACGGATCTTGACTTTACTGCCCAAATTGATGTGGTATCTACAGGAACTATGGCTACTGCGAATGCCAATGCTGTTGCGGGTGTGGCTACATTTAGTACGCTGACGCACACCGCTTATGGCTCCGGATACCACCTGACTGCTTCGTCTACAGGTCTTGCATCCGCAAACAGCAGTACTTTTGATGTGTTCAACCCGATTTTCTATAACCTGATTGTGGATACGAACCCAAGTTTGGCTAACCCTTACACTAACGGGCAATTCGTAATCACAAACCTTTCCGCAAGCGGAATCGGAAGAGGTACCGGAATCACAGGGACTTCAGCTGCTAACCGTTACAACGCGACAGGATTCAGCACCACCGGTTTAGATGCCAATGATTATTTTGAATGGACCTTGTCCCCATTGGGAGGCAATGAAATCGACCTTGTAAATGTTATTTATACAGGACAGGCATCAGCTTCAGGACCGACTAACTTCGCCTTAAGGTCAAGCGTTGACGGCTATACTGCCAATATCGGATCTCCAGTAACCAACGTCAACCAGATCAGCCTTTCGGGTCCTGAATTCCAGAATGTCAGTACACCGATCACCTTCAGGCTTTATGCATGGGGCGGTACAGGAGGAACTTACAGTATCAATGATTTCAACTTCGATGGGGAAATCACGCCAAGTTCTGCCATCAGCCTGAATGTTTCTGCAACAGCGGTAAACAATCTTGACTATATCCTGGGTAGTGGCCCATCGGCTTCAAAATCATTTACTGTAACCGGAGCAAACCTTACTCCTGCTTCTGGCGATATTACGGTAACCAGTGATTCAGCCAGTTTCCAATTGTCAACCGACAATGTGACGTTTGCTGCCGGGCCGTTAACGCTACCATACACCGGAAGTGCACTTGCTGCCACAACAGTATATGTGAGATTGGCTTCAGGACTTACAGTAGCACCTTACAGTGGAACCCTTACCGTTGCCGGTGGAGGATCACCTGATAAAACGGTGACTGTTTCCGGCCATGTAAGGACACCTTTGGAACTTTCTTATGTAAACGGTCTCCGTTCACAGGCACAACATGATGAAGCTGTGAGTCTAGGTTTCGCCTTCAACGGTGTGACATTTACTGCAAGCCCGCCATCAAACGGCTATGAGCAGATTATCGGCAACAACTCTTATGTTGAGACACCGATCATTGACTTTAACGCCTATGGGAATGTACAATTGTCATTCACTGCTGCAACCTTTAACGGAAGCTCGGGCCAGACACTACAGGCGGAAATATCTGTTGACGGCGGTAATACTTACAGCCCGATTTCAGGTGGTTTGGCAAGCCCGGTGTCAACAACTTATGTTACCGTGACGCAAACTATCGACCTTTCTTCTTATAATACTGCCAATGGCAGGCTGAGATTCAAAATGACAACAGGATCTAACCCTGCGCAGGGCATCCGTTTCAGGGATCTTGCTTTGAGGAAATACACTACATGGAATGGTAACTCCTGGTCGAACGGCGCTCCTGATGGAGACACATTTGCAATCATAGATGGAGATTTCACTTCAGCGACCGATGGAAATAACGGCCTTGCGGTTAAGACTTTGACGATTGATTCAGGAAATGTCATCATCTCATCCGGAGAATCATTGACACTTACCGATGATTTGAGCATCAATAGCGGTACGCTTCAATTTGAAAATAATGCCAACATGATGCAGCTGAATAGTGCAGCAGTCAATAACGGCATCATTACGGTTAAAAGGACTGCCAACATCAGAAGGCAGGATTATGTTTACTGGTCTTCTCCGGTTGACGATATGCTTCTTCATGACGTTTCGCCTGCAACTTTACCGAACCGTTTCTATGTAATGGATGAAACCAATAATAATTTTGCAAGTGTCGATGCTACTGCAACAACGATGGTAGCAGCAAAAGGATACATGGTAAGGGCTCCTGACAATTACACGACTACACCACAGGATTATACCGCGACATTTGAAGGAACGCCTCACAATGGAACCATTGCTATTCCGGTGACGAAGAACAACCAGGGGTACAACATGATCGGTAACCCTTATCCTTCAGCCATTAATGCCAATACTTTCCTTACCGCTAACCCTACTTTAGGTACAATCTATTTCTGGACCCATTACAACCAGGCTGCCGCTTCAGGAGCAAACTATGCTACCTTTAACGGTACCGGAGCTGCTTCAGGTTCGGGAAGTGCAGTGCCAAACGGATTCATCCAGGTGGGCCAGGGATTTGTAGTACAGCTTCCTTCAGCTGCGACGACATCGGTTACTTTTAACAATGGAATGAGGGTTGATAATCATGCCAACCAATTCTTCAGGTCTTCAAATGATACTGCAAACGGACGCCTTTGGCTGAACCTTAATAATGCAAATGGGGAGAAATTAAACCAAATGCTTGTAGGTTATGTTGCCGATGCTACAGATGCCGTCGATGTGAACTTTGACGGTAAAGCTATCGAGGCAGGTAAGCCTGGTATTTACAGCTTGCTTGATGCCACTGCTTATACGATCCAGGGTAAATCACTTCCATTTGCAGATACCGATGTAGTGCCGTTGAGCATGCAGGCTGTTACAGATGGAAACTACACCATCAGCCTTGACCATACTGACGGATTCTTTGCCGATGACCAGGATATATTTATCAAGGACAACTACACAGGAACTTACCACAACATCAAAAACGGCGATTATACCTTTACAGCTACTGCAGGCAACTACACGAACCGTTTTGAAGTAGTGTACCAAAGTGCGCCTCTGGGTGTGGAGCAGCCAACGCTTGATGCAAACAGCGTAGTGATCTACAAGCAGAATGGACAGTTGGTTGTCAATACCGGTGCTGTAACGATGGATGATGTGAAAATCTTCGATATCAGAGGCAGGTTGCTGTTTGAAAAATCGGGAGTGAACGCTTCTGCATATACGGTAAGCCAGTTCAATGCTGAGCAACAGGTATTGCTGATCCAGGTTACTTCAAATGACAACAGGACCATCACTAAAAAAGTGGCTTATTAA